A genomic stretch from Leptodactylus fuscus isolate aLepFus1 chromosome 10, aLepFus1.hap2, whole genome shotgun sequence includes:
- the SLC25A28 gene encoding mitoferrin-2 — MELEAVLKERGGAAAGDPARVLGAWVKRGWPAAGGPGADIEAETTTMGRARELSAKGSELEYEALPEGSTVTTHMLAGAVAGIMEHCLMYPVDCVKTRMQSLQPDPAARYRNVMEALSKIIRTEGFWRPMRGMNVTATGAGPAHALYFACYEKLKKTLSDVIRPGGNSHIANGAAGCVATLLHDAAMNPAEVIKQRMQMYNSPYRRVTDCVRAVWRNEGAGAFYRSYTTQLTMNIPFQAIHFMTYEFLQEKLNPQRQYNPTSHMVSGACAGAVAAAATTPLDVCKTLLNTQESLALNSLNVSGHITGMANAFRTVYQIGGVTAYFRGVQARVIYQMPSTAIAWSVYEFFKYIITKRQEERRAGH; from the exons ATGGAGCTGGAGGCCGTGCTGAAGGAGCGAGGGGGCGCGGCCGCCGGGGATCCCGCCCGGGTGCTGGGCGCTTGGGTGAAGCGTGGATGGCCGGCTGCTGGCGGGCCCGGAGCTGACATCGAAGCCGAGACTACGACTATGGGGCGGGCCCGGGAACTGAGCGCTAAGGGGAGCGAGCTGGAGTACGAGGCGCTGCCCGAGGGCTCCACCGTCACCACACACATGCTGGCCGGGGCCGTGGCCGGGATCATGGAGCACTGCCTCATGTACCCTGTGGACTGTGTCAAG ACCCGTATGCAGAGCCTACAGCCTGATCCCGCAGCACGCTACCGCAACGTCATGGAGGCCTTGTCCAAAATCATCCGCACCGAAGGATTCTGGAGGCCGATGCGAGGAATgaatgtgaccgccaccggcgcAGGCCCCGCCCACGCTCTCTATTTTGCCTGCTACGAAAAATTAAAAAAGACACTGAGTGATGTTATCCGCCCCGGGGGCAATAGCCATATAGCTAATG GCGCCGCCGGATGTGTAGCGACACTGTTACATGACGCAGCTATGAATCCCGCTGAAG TGATCAAGCAGAGGATGCAGATGTACAATTCCCCGTACCGGCGAGTGACTGACTGCGTGAGGGCGGTGTGGCGGAACGAGGGCGCTGGTGCCTTTTACAGAAGTTACACAACCCAACTGACTATGAACATCCCCTTCCAGGCCATACACTTCATGACTTACGAGTTCTTGCAAGAAAAACTAAATCCTCAAAGACAATACAACCCGACTTCCCACATGGTGTCCGGGGCCTGTGCGGGAGCGGTGGCCGCCGCCGCCACCACACCACTGGACGTTTGTAAGACCTTACTCAACACGCAGGAATCTCTGGCCTTGAATTCCCTGAACGTGAGCGGACATATCACAGGCATGGCCAATGCCTTCAGGACGGTTTACCAAATAGGCGGCGTGACTGCCTACTTCAGGGGTGTTCAGGCCAGGGTCATCTATCAGATGCCCTCCACGGCCATCGCATGGTCTGTGTATGAGTTCTTCAAATACATCATCACCAAGCGCCAGGAGGAAAGGAGGGCCGGCCATTGA